One genomic segment of Chitinophaga parva includes these proteins:
- a CDS encoding glycoside hydrolase family 30 protein, with amino-acid sequence MKFTKWYGVIAGCSVLLTAQAQQQRNSLPVEKRSIIVYKTAANTTLRITPTDTLHFAPMAQPLETQVCVFVDPTHRFQKITGFGGAITDASAEVFGKLGAAEQQELLKAYYDKKDGIGYTLVRTTIGSSDFSSSSYAYVQDGDTALKTFSIDHDRQYRIPLIKAAMKTAGGKLDVFATPWSPLGWMKSNNNVLQGGKLLPQYRQVWANHYIKFIKAYEKEGIPIWGLSVQNEPMATQKWESCIFTGEEERDFIKYYLGPTLAKAGFGGKKLMAWDHNRDLIYQRASAVLNDPAAAKYVWGIAFHWYENWSGGLRMLDNVARVHEAFPGKALMFTEGCIEKFNWDKVSDWQYGEVYGQNMISDFNNGTSGWTDWNILLDEQGGPNHVGNYCMAPVHAKDGKLYYSNAFYYIGHFSKFVRPGAQRVAATPSRSKLEATAFVNPDGKTVVEVMNRSDEEVPFFLWVNGKAAETKSLAHSMTTFIY; translated from the coding sequence ATGAAGTTTACCAAATGGTATGGCGTCATTGCCGGCTGCAGTGTGCTGCTCACCGCGCAGGCGCAACAGCAACGTAATTCCCTGCCTGTAGAAAAACGTAGCATCATTGTTTACAAAACCGCCGCCAATACTACTTTACGCATTACCCCCACAGACACCCTGCACTTTGCGCCCATGGCCCAGCCCCTGGAAACGCAGGTATGTGTGTTTGTAGATCCTACCCACCGCTTCCAGAAGATCACAGGCTTTGGTGGCGCCATTACCGATGCATCTGCAGAAGTATTTGGCAAACTCGGTGCAGCGGAGCAGCAGGAACTGCTCAAGGCTTACTACGACAAGAAAGACGGCATTGGCTACACCCTGGTGCGCACCACTATTGGCAGCAGCGACTTCTCCAGCAGCTCTTACGCCTACGTACAGGATGGCGATACCGCGCTGAAAACCTTTAGCATTGATCACGACCGCCAGTACCGCATTCCCCTGATCAAAGCCGCTATGAAAACGGCCGGGGGCAAGCTGGATGTCTTTGCCACACCCTGGTCTCCCCTGGGCTGGATGAAGAGCAACAACAACGTACTGCAGGGTGGTAAGCTGCTGCCCCAGTACCGCCAGGTGTGGGCTAACCACTACATCAAATTCATCAAAGCATACGAGAAAGAAGGCATTCCCATCTGGGGCCTTTCCGTGCAGAATGAACCCATGGCCACCCAGAAATGGGAGTCCTGCATTTTCACCGGTGAAGAAGAACGGGATTTCATCAAATATTACCTGGGCCCCACGCTGGCAAAAGCCGGTTTTGGCGGCAAAAAGCTGATGGCCTGGGATCATAACCGTGACCTGATCTACCAACGTGCGTCCGCCGTACTGAATGATCCGGCCGCGGCCAAATACGTGTGGGGCATTGCTTTCCACTGGTATGAGAACTGGTCCGGCGGCCTCCGCATGCTGGACAACGTGGCCCGCGTGCACGAAGCATTCCCGGGCAAAGCCCTCATGTTTACCGAAGGTTGTATAGAAAAATTCAACTGGGATAAAGTGAGCGACTGGCAGTATGGTGAAGTGTATGGCCAGAATATGATCTCCGATTTTAACAACGGTACTTCCGGCTGGACAGACTGGAACATCCTGCTGGATGAACAGGGCGGCCCCAACCACGTGGGCAACTACTGCATGGCCCCCGTGCACGCCAAGGATGGCAAACTGTATTACAGCAATGCATTTTACTACATCGGTCACTTCTCCAAATTTGTGCGTCCCGGCGCGCAGCGTGTAGCTGCTACGCCCAGCCGCAGCAAACTGGAAGCCACCGCGTTTGTAAACCCGGATGGTAAGACCGTAGTGGAAGTAATGAACCGCAGCGATGAAGAAGTACCCTTCTTCCTGTGGGTAAATGGCAAAGCCGCGGAAACCAAGTCCCTGGCCCATTCCATGACCACCTTTATTTATTGA